In Miscanthus floridulus cultivar M001 chromosome 19, ASM1932011v1, whole genome shotgun sequence, the DNA window GGTTCAGAATTCTTGACGGCTAATCCGGAGCGAATCCAGGAATAGAGTTGGACCGGAGCTAGGTCAATGTACTCTGATATAGAGCTATCTGAGCTAGTAATTTGGAACTGCATGGCTGACTTTTTGTAATACTGTCACATGAAGATACACGTTGTTTCCTGGGCTGGATTAGGGCTGCAGCATCCTAACACCGACCCTACTACATGCACCCCTGTAATTAAATTGAGGTGTCATTTGATCACGCGGGTATCATCTGCTAAACTATACGAACATATCACTTGGAACAAACTCCAATCATCGTATCTACCTCAAGTTGGTCCAATTGGCAGTTAAAAAGGTCGAGGAAAGCCACGCGCTAGTACGCCCCGTGCTATATAAACCCCATGCATGCAGATGGAGAGCCTCCATTCCAGTCTCCAATGCACCATCGCTTTCAGACCCATCTCGATTGAACGAAACCACCAGCTAGCTAGTCACAGCCTGAAGCCCTACACTTTTGAAGCACTCACGCAACAGCCTTTGGTAAGCAACCCTTCGTGGATTTGCGGTTTGCTTTGGACTTTCACCGGCAGCAGCAAAGAGAGTACGTACTACCATCGATGGCGAGTAGTTGGTTGAgcttcgtcgtcgtcgccgccgccctcGTTGTGTCCGCGGGTCTCATGCCGCCGTCTGCCGTCGCCGAGCTGAAGACGGACTACTATGCCAGCACCTGCCCCAACCTGGAGGTCATCGTCCGGAGCACCGTGAAGCAGTCCATGGCGCAGTCACCCATCTCCGCGCCAGCCGCGCTCAGGCTCTTCTTCCACGACTGCGCCGTCAGGGTACGTATACACTACTACATTCGACGGCGTCCGGACGGCCAGTGATCCAACGTCTGATGCGATTGAGGGGGTATGTACGACAGGGCTGCGATGCGTCGATCATGATCGTCAACTCCAACGGCGACGACGAGTGGCGGAACAGCGACAACCAGTCGCTCAAACCAGAGGGGTTTCAGACCATCCTGAACGCCAAGGCCGCCGTGGACAGCGACCCGCAGTGCCGCTACAAGGTTTCCTGCGCCGACATCATGGCCCTCGCCGCCAGAGAATACGTCTACCAGGTATTGCTACCGACAGAGAAATCACCTATATGCAAAATGCACTGCCGCTAGAGAAAACCATTTTCAGTTACACGCATGCATTGGTTTTTCAGAGCGGCGGGCCGTACTACGAGGTGGAGTTGGGCCGGTACGACGGCCGGGTGTCGACCAGGGATGGCGTCGTGCTGCCGCACGCCAACTTCAACCTCGACCAGCTCAACGCCTTCTTCTCCGGCCTCGGCTTCACCCAGCCCGAAATGGTCGCGCTGTCAGGTAAACGACGACTGCAATGCACCTCACTTGTCCTGCGCTCTGTTTGAGATACACGTCGCCTTGCCATCCACCGCCACTCTGCCAGCCTGACCACGTACCGTCTGGCTTTGGCTTGTGCGTGAATTCAGGCGCCCACACCATCGGCGCCGCGGACTGCCCCTTCTTCCAATACAGGATCGGCAGCGACGCaaccatggaccccggcttcgtGTCGCAGCTGAACGGCACCTGCAGCTCTGACCCCAACGCCTtcgccttcctcgacccctcgccggtggGCTTCGACAACGCCTTCTACCAGAACCTGCAGGTCGGCAAGGGCCTCCTGGGCTCCGACCAGGTGCTCTACTCCGACATGAGGTCGCGCGGCACGGTCGACTACTACGCGTCCaaccagggtgccttcttcgacgatttcgtggcggcgatgaccaagctcgggaggatcgggGTTAAGACGTcggccaccggcggcgagatacgccaggactgccggttcccgaactagttgctagttaACCTAGCCGGCACCCGGGACAGCCGCACTTGACACCATCGTACATTACTAAATTGACCTCAATATAGTGCTACTAGTAGTCTACAACGACTGTACAATTACAATTTTACAATAAGCTCATGGCTTTGGTTCAGGGGCCTGACGTGTGTGTATAATACTAGCTTCTCATGTGGGCCATGTGGCCTTTATGTGTTCTTTTCAATGTTGCCGTCTCAAGCAACCATTCTTTATGCATGGCCTTCTTCTAGCACATTTACTTTTTGTCTAAAGCACAACCATGGTCTTCATTGCAAGTTTAAAATTACGGACTATAACAAATGGCGGCATCTTTTTCTCAGAAGCTATAAAGTTATAGCGCACCTATATCGAAGCTATGACATATAGCGATTTTTAAAGAAGCCATGAAAGATACAAGTAATCAGTTCATAAAACATAAGAATCGTGAAATTTGATGAATACAAATATGTTTCCAAGGCTTTAGGAGTCTAGAGAACATTACTTAATATGGCATTATAGCATTGATTCATGAAAACTCAAGTGTTCAATTTTTAAAAAGACCAACTTAATAGCAGCAAAAGGCAAGTACATAATAACTAAATTGTCACTCTTATAGCTAAAACCGAAATAGTGGCGCTATTTCAAAGCTATATCTAAGCGATTTAGCGGCGCTAAAACGCAATATACCCATCATAGCTAACATAGCAGAAAAATAGCAATAGCTTAGTGTTGGCTCTCTCCAGAAGCTATAGCGGCACCCTAggccgctatagcccgctatttaaatCCATGCTTCATTGTCGGTACATATATTAGACTTCCACGAATCATTTGACTCTGTATAAATTGGAAGATCGTTGCACCATCCAGAGAGGGGCTTAACCCCACTTCCATGCCCCAATTGTACTggctaagggcttgtttggacaagtCTAATTTGGGGCTAAAGACCATCACTACTACAGATGACCTATCACCAACACCTTTATCACCACCGGTATCATGGTTCGTAATACGAACTGTTGGTGATGAGAGTATCACCGCCGGTTCATAAGAACGTGTGGGTTGATAACTATCACCGCCGCTTCGTCTTACCAACTGGCGATGATAGTTCATCATCACAGCTGCTTTGCACCACCAACCGGCGGTGATAATGTGctctgtagcacctggttttaaggacaaaaccagatacccaccatatgtgtgcccaggaattcaattcacacatatagctacaaatgaaggggtaataccaaagacaatgcctttattacatagcgcaCAAGTATTGTTACAAAGGACATAGTCTTACTTTACAATAtatactataactctattctttcggcgaagcctccaacaccacaggaatcatcaactggttgatcacaagcctaacacctcttgaaaaactccactgaagaacctccatctggtacccatccgggatttttgccaaagtattgaaataaaacaagcgtaagctactaccgcttagcaagcataacatgaggggatgcaggctcaaaaggcttgacacggttGAACtatggtaagcacttttagttggtcatattttattattaatcataagttgctaagttatgcttagaccgctaaatatgaataattagagatatcagcaattctaatcataacccaaaccatccgagtaaccaactattcagtaaggatccaggacgctcgtaaccgtgagcacgactgatatatcagttttacactctgcagaggttgtacactttcaccacgagtcgtgttacccatatacccaggttaattactcccaaaacacttccaaggtgagcagacagggcacactacgaagcttttctttagtcgttctaataaggagcagtcgctaaggattccatctcccaagtgttatggagtcatctccaaaagtggcactgatacatgcagcatagtacacaccctagggatgaggcccatacctagcctagtatgcccctcttgccctttcggtaaactgctacaaagtagaaagagcaaggtactggactaagaccagagccatgtggtccacatggttgtactgtaagtcatgggttgtcacttaaagatgagtccttgtggag includes these proteins:
- the LOC136529819 gene encoding peroxidase 45-like, coding for MASSWLSFVVVAAALVVSAGLMPPSAVAELKTDYYASTCPNLEVIVRSTVKQSMAQSPISAPAALRLFFHDCAVRGCDASIMIVNSNGDDEWRNSDNQSLKPEGFQTILNAKAAVDSDPQCRYKVSCADIMALAAREYVYQSGGPYYEVELGRYDGRVSTRDGVVLPHANFNLDQLNAFFSGLGFTQPEMVALSGAHTIGAADCPFFQYRIGSDATMDPGFVSQLNGTCSSDPNAFAFLDPSPVGFDNAFYQNLQVGKGLLGSDQVLYSDMRSRGTVDYYASNQGAFFDDFVAAMTKLGRIGVKTSATGGEIRQDCRFPN